The following coding sequences are from one Burkholderia stabilis window:
- a CDS encoding glutathione S-transferase family protein, whose protein sequence is MSAASKPASAKPDAPIRVYSFLLSGHAHRVRLFLSLLGLPFETVDVDLASGEQREPAFLALNPFGQVPVIDDGGTVLADSNAILVYLAKRYGDAHWLPDDPVGAAAVQRWLSYAAGPIASGPAAARLVTVFGAPLDPDAAKRTADKVLDVIDRELVGKAFAAGAQPTIADIAAYTYIAHAPEGGVSLEPYPHLRAWLARVEALPGFVGMPATRAGLLAA, encoded by the coding sequence ATGTCTGCCGCCAGCAAGCCAGCGTCCGCCAAGCCCGACGCACCGATTCGCGTCTATTCGTTCCTGCTGTCGGGGCACGCCCATCGCGTCCGGCTGTTCCTGTCGCTGCTCGGCCTGCCGTTCGAGACCGTCGACGTCGACCTCGCGTCCGGCGAGCAGCGCGAACCGGCCTTCCTTGCGCTCAATCCGTTCGGGCAGGTGCCCGTGATCGACGACGGCGGCACCGTGCTCGCCGATTCGAACGCGATTCTCGTGTATCTCGCGAAGCGCTACGGCGACGCGCACTGGCTGCCCGACGACCCGGTCGGCGCCGCGGCCGTGCAGCGCTGGCTGTCGTACGCGGCCGGCCCGATCGCGTCGGGGCCCGCTGCCGCGCGGCTCGTGACCGTGTTCGGCGCGCCGCTCGACCCGGACGCGGCCAAGCGCACGGCCGACAAGGTGCTCGACGTGATCGACCGCGAACTGGTCGGCAAGGCGTTTGCGGCCGGCGCTCAGCCGACGATCGCGGATATCGCCGCGTACACGTACATCGCGCATGCGCCGGAAGGCGGCGTGTCGCTCGAACCGTATCCGCACCTGCGCGCATGGCTCGCGCGCGTCGAGGCGCTGCCGGGTTTCGTCGGCATGCCGGCGACGCGCGCGGGGCTGCTCGCCGCGTAA